A genomic stretch from Cloacibacterium caeni includes:
- the pyrF gene encoding orotidine-5'-phosphate decarboxylase gives MESKKEFFLECYKLGIIKFGRFTLKSGIESPFYVDLRPLASEPKILKHLANYLLEMLPLDNFDVICGVPYAALPMATAMSLESYIPLIIKRKEAKEYGTKKLIEGIYKSGQNCLLVEDVITSGKSLVETIAEVENEGLKVSDIVVVLDREQGGKQLLQEKGYHVHTLFSISEVVEILKKVDHLTEEEVLRINEFIAGNKIEFKEEKRLSYEQKLENCEHSVGKKILEIAIAKQSNLIASADVTTTKELLEFAEQVGPHIVALKTHIDIISDFNSDKTILPLKDLATKHNFLLMEDRKFGDIGNTQELQYRGGMYKISHWADLVTSHVIAGYQSIDCFMNSGVIAILSMSSKGALTDQNYRTEALKIVETHPNIVGCVAQNKVPANVLLFTPGVNLADKGDAKGQQYNTPEHVFKNLHTDFVIVGRGIYKAENVEKSAKLYKLESWNAYLKSL, from the coding sequence ATGGAAAGTAAAAAAGAATTCTTCTTAGAATGTTATAAACTTGGGATTATAAAATTCGGCAGATTTACATTGAAATCCGGCATTGAAAGCCCGTTTTATGTAGATTTAAGACCACTCGCTTCTGAGCCAAAAATCTTAAAACATTTGGCCAATTATCTTTTAGAAATGCTTCCTTTAGATAATTTCGATGTGATTTGCGGTGTTCCTTACGCTGCATTACCTATGGCAACTGCCATGTCTCTAGAAAGCTATATTCCATTGATTATCAAGAGAAAAGAAGCTAAAGAATACGGAACCAAAAAACTCATAGAAGGTATTTATAAATCTGGACAAAACTGTCTACTGGTAGAAGACGTGATTACTTCTGGAAAATCTTTGGTAGAAACCATCGCCGAAGTAGAAAATGAAGGGTTAAAAGTTTCTGATATTGTAGTGGTTCTAGACCGTGAACAAGGCGGAAAGCAACTTTTACAAGAAAAAGGTTATCATGTTCATACGCTTTTCAGCATTTCTGAAGTGGTAGAAATTTTAAAAAAAGTAGACCATCTTACGGAAGAAGAAGTTCTAAGAATTAATGAATTTATCGCAGGAAATAAAATTGAATTCAAAGAAGAAAAAAGACTTTCTTACGAACAAAAATTAGAAAATTGCGAACATTCTGTTGGCAAAAAAATCTTAGAAATTGCGATTGCTAAACAATCTAATCTTATTGCTTCTGCAGATGTAACGACAACCAAAGAATTGCTAGAATTTGCAGAACAAGTTGGGCCACACATTGTCGCTCTAAAAACGCATATTGACATTATTTCTGATTTTAACAGTGATAAAACCATCCTTCCGCTAAAAGATTTAGCAACGAAGCATAATTTCCTTTTGATGGAAGACCGAAAATTTGGCGATATCGGGAATACTCAGGAATTGCAATACAGAGGCGGAATGTATAAAATTTCGCATTGGGCAGATTTGGTTACGTCTCATGTCATTGCTGGCTATCAAAGCATTGATTGTTTTATGAATTCTGGAGTCATTGCCATTCTTTCTATGTCTTCAAAAGGTGCGCTTACTGACCAAAATTATAGAACAGAAGCTTTAAAAATAGTAGAAACGCATCCTAATATTGTGGGATGTGTGGCACAAAACAAAGTTCCAGCCAATGTTTTACTTTTTACACCAGGTGTAAATTTAGCAGACAAAGGTGATGCTAAAGGCCAACAGTACAATACACCGGAACATGTTTTCAAAAATTTACATACAGATTTCGTGATTGTAGGTCGAGGAATTTATAAAGCTGAAAATGTAGAAAAATCTGCAAAACTTTACAAATTAGAATCTTGGAACGCCTACCTAAAATCGCTCTAA
- a CDS encoding superoxide dismutase translates to MKKLVQWAFVAIAFSAVTSCVAVVGNTAQPVVNVESTDYGKPSDVTANAGAFKIKTLKHNYDAFSKYVDAKTMYIHFSKHYVGYLNNLNKAVEGKPQANMTIEEVLKTLDTSNAALRNNAGGYYNHNLYFDLMTPNSTGKPTGKLADAINRDFGSFENFKKQFSDAGAKQFGSGWAWLVTDASGKLKVGSTANQDNPLMPGMSISGAPVLAMDVWEHAYYLKYQNKRSDYIEAFFNVIDWNVASDYYEKAMK, encoded by the coding sequence ATGAAAAAATTAGTTCAATGGGCTTTTGTAGCCATCGCTTTTTCTGCGGTTACTTCTTGTGTAGCGGTAGTAGGAAATACAGCGCAACCTGTAGTAAATGTAGAATCTACAGATTATGGTAAACCTTCTGATGTTACTGCAAATGCAGGTGCTTTCAAAATAAAAACACTGAAACATAATTATGATGCTTTTTCAAAATATGTAGATGCGAAGACTATGTACATTCACTTTTCTAAGCATTATGTAGGTTATTTGAACAACTTAAATAAAGCGGTGGAAGGAAAACCACAAGCGAATATGACGATAGAAGAAGTGTTGAAAACGCTTGATACCAGCAATGCTGCGTTAAGAAATAATGCGGGAGGTTACTACAATCACAATTTGTATTTTGATTTGATGACTCCAAATTCAACAGGAAAACCAACTGGGAAATTAGCTGATGCTATCAATAGAGATTTTGGCAGTTTTGAAAATTTCAAAAAGCAGTTTTCTGACGCAGGAGCGAAACAATTTGGTTCTGGTTGGGCTTGGTTGGTTACTGATGCTTCAGGAAAATTGAAAGTAGGAAGTACCGCAAATCAAGATAATCCTTTAATGCCGGGAATGTCTATTTCTGGAGCTCCAGTTTTGGCAATGGATGTTTGGGAACACGCTTATTATTTAAAATATCAAAACAAAAGATCAGACTATATAGAAGCTTTCTTTAACGTAATTGATTGGAACGTAGCTTCTGATTACTACGAAAAAGCAATGAAATAA
- a CDS encoding serine hydrolase, which yields MKKSFSLFFILCSLFFFSQISEQKLDELIQKTITTFDVPGMSVGVLKDGKVIYSKGFGVRSLNNKLPMTPETLVGIASNSKGFTCTALAILADEGKLNWDDKVTKFLPDFKMYDDYVTQELTIKDLVTHRAGLGLGQGDLMFFPEGGNISTEQLLHNVRYLKPAHSFRNTMDYNNVMFIVAGEVIHKISGKTWAEFIEERIMKPVGMTASFGSYNRAKSIENKIDAHAPVNGKAVAVPHDWNETANAAGGILSNITDMTTWANFLMNGFVTKDGVRLVSEKNANILWQIQQPIPMAAKNPYDTKFYGYGLGWFISDVKGHRQIQHTGGLIGTVTQFTLIPDLNLGIVVLTNQQQGVAFNTITNTVKDAYLGIEDRNWLKTYAERYAKGNTQYDKEKAETYAKAFAYQKDRSAKLAPEQFVGTYRDAWFGDVVISKEKKGFRVICKSSERLKGEVLPYSRDTFVIKWDDRSYDADAFFTLTFDENGKTVSAKMKPISDVTDFSFDFGDLDLKKVD from the coding sequence ATGAAAAAATCATTTTCTTTGTTCTTTATTCTTTGCTCATTATTCTTTTTTAGTCAAATTTCAGAGCAGAAACTAGACGAACTCATCCAAAAAACCATCACCACTTTTGACGTCCCCGGAATGTCTGTTGGCGTTTTAAAAGACGGTAAAGTTATCTATTCTAAAGGTTTCGGAGTACGTTCTCTTAACAATAAATTACCGATGACGCCAGAAACTTTGGTGGGAATTGCTTCTAATTCTAAAGGTTTTACTTGTACAGCTTTAGCGATTTTAGCAGACGAAGGAAAACTGAATTGGGATGATAAAGTGACCAAATTTTTACCAGATTTCAAAATGTATGACGATTATGTGACGCAAGAGCTTACCATCAAAGATTTGGTGACGCATAGAGCTGGTTTAGGTCTTGGACAAGGAGATTTAATGTTTTTTCCAGAAGGTGGCAATATTTCTACGGAACAATTATTGCACAATGTTCGTTATCTTAAACCTGCGCATTCTTTCAGAAATACAATGGATTATAACAATGTGATGTTTATTGTAGCAGGAGAAGTTATTCATAAAATTTCTGGCAAAACTTGGGCAGAGTTTATCGAAGAAAGAATCATGAAACCTGTTGGAATGACAGCAAGTTTCGGTTCTTATAACCGTGCAAAATCTATTGAAAATAAAATTGATGCACATGCTCCAGTCAATGGAAAAGCAGTTGCGGTTCCTCACGATTGGAACGAAACAGCCAATGCAGCTGGTGGAATTTTGAGCAACATTACAGACATGACGACTTGGGCAAATTTCTTAATGAATGGTTTCGTTACCAAAGATGGGGTACGTTTGGTTTCTGAGAAAAATGCAAATATTTTGTGGCAAATTCAACAACCCATTCCTATGGCTGCTAAAAATCCTTATGATACTAAATTTTACGGTTACGGTCTAGGTTGGTTTATTTCTGATGTAAAAGGTCATCGCCAGATTCAGCATACAGGTGGTTTAATCGGTACAGTTACGCAATTTACCTTAATTCCTGACCTGAATTTAGGAATTGTAGTGCTCACGAATCAACAACAAGGGGTGGCTTTTAACACGATTACCAATACGGTAAAAGATGCGTATTTAGGAATTGAAGACAGAAATTGGTTGAAAACTTATGCGGAAAGATATGCAAAAGGCAATACGCAATATGACAAAGAAAAGGCGGAAACTTATGCTAAGGCATTTGCTTACCAAAAAGACAGAAGCGCAAAATTAGCTCCTGAACAATTTGTAGGAACGTATAGAGATGCTTGGTTTGGTGATGTGGTAATTTCTAAAGAAAAGAAAGGTTTCAGAGTGATTTGCAAATCTTCAGAAAGATTAAAAGGTGAAGTTTTGCCTTATTCTAGAGATACTTTCGTAATCAAATGGGATGATAGAAGTTATGACGCAGATGCATTCTTCACGCTTACTTTTGACGAAAACGGAAAAACAGTTTCTGCCAAAATGAAACCTATTTCAGATGTTACGGATTTCTCTTTTGATTTTGGAGATTTGGATTTGAAAAAAGTAGATTAA
- a CDS encoding S9 family peptidase: MNFKKILGTLVLASVCGLSQTQQFTMNDAVLGLRTNLAVKNIRDFSFSNDGKSYLQMVKNAYLITDIATNKTDTLVSLYQVNQNLNADQKLKALSPLKFLNNSKAYFSQKGKYFWLQKTGNSWQKTEFASIPEDAENAQLLPDNQTINYTIKNNLFVNINGKTLKITDDQNENIINGQSVHRNEFGIDGGIFAAPNFQKIAFYRMDQSMVTDYPIIDWSVTPAENHNIKYPMAGNKSHEVSIGVFDVKTQTKKFLNIEGDKEQYLTSVTWSPDSKSIFVAVLNRAQNHVKLNQYDAETGNLVKTLFEEKDEKYVEPQHELTFLPGSNKDFIWQSQRTGYNHLFWYNTDKGLVKQITKGDWLVNEILGFNEKKKEIYFSSTKETPLEKHLYKVNWQTTKITRLDKDAGVHNGILSKDGTHLYDVFANASKPRIANIINTQSLQAKNILTAENPLKNFQRPEIQNITLKADDGTPLYGKLILPTDFDKTKKYPVIVYLYNGPHLQLVTNNFPASGNLWYEYMAQRGYIVFTMDGRGSSNRGKQFEQAVFRNLGETEMKDQLKGVEYLKSLPFVNAEKMGIHGWSFGGFMTTSFMLKYPDVFKAGVAGGPVIDWNMYEIMYTERYMDTPKENPEGYAKANLLDKVQNLKGKLLMIHGAQDDVVVWQHSVKFLKSAVEKGVQLDYFVYPGHPHNVSGKDRVHLMQKVTDYFDLYLK; this comes from the coding sequence CAGATACTTTGGTTTCATTGTACCAAGTAAATCAAAATCTAAATGCAGACCAAAAACTGAAAGCACTTTCTCCACTGAAATTTTTGAACAATTCTAAAGCTTATTTTTCTCAAAAAGGAAAATATTTTTGGCTTCAAAAAACGGGGAATTCTTGGCAAAAAACCGAATTCGCTTCTATTCCTGAAGATGCAGAAAACGCTCAACTTCTTCCTGATAATCAAACGATTAATTACACCATCAAAAACAATCTTTTTGTAAACATCAATGGAAAAACGCTGAAAATTACAGATGACCAAAACGAAAATATCATCAACGGACAATCGGTTCATCGAAATGAATTCGGAATCGATGGAGGAATTTTTGCGGCGCCAAATTTTCAAAAAATTGCATTTTACAGAATGGATCAAAGCATGGTTACTGACTACCCAATCATCGATTGGAGCGTAACTCCTGCAGAAAACCACAACATCAAATATCCTATGGCTGGAAATAAATCTCACGAAGTTTCCATCGGTGTTTTTGATGTAAAAACTCAGACTAAAAAATTCTTAAACATCGAAGGCGACAAAGAGCAATACTTAACCAGCGTAACTTGGAGCCCTGATTCTAAATCTATTTTCGTGGCGGTTCTTAATAGAGCTCAAAACCATGTAAAACTGAATCAATATGATGCCGAAACAGGAAATTTAGTTAAAACGCTCTTCGAAGAAAAAGATGAAAAATATGTAGAACCTCAACATGAATTAACCTTTTTACCTGGTTCTAATAAAGATTTTATTTGGCAAAGTCAAAGAACGGGTTATAATCATTTGTTTTGGTACAACACAGACAAAGGTTTGGTAAAACAAATTACTAAAGGAGATTGGTTGGTGAACGAAATTCTAGGTTTTAACGAAAAGAAAAAAGAAATTTATTTCTCTTCGACTAAAGAAACGCCACTTGAAAAACATTTGTACAAAGTAAATTGGCAAACGACTAAAATCACCAGATTAGACAAAGACGCTGGTGTTCACAATGGAATTTTGAGCAAAGACGGAACACATTTGTATGATGTTTTTGCCAATGCTTCTAAGCCAAGAATTGCAAATATTATCAATACGCAATCGCTTCAAGCCAAAAATATTTTAACCGCAGAAAACCCTCTGAAAAACTTCCAAAGACCTGAAATTCAGAACATCACCCTGAAAGCAGACGACGGAACTCCATTGTATGGAAAACTGATTTTACCAACTGATTTTGATAAAACTAAAAAATATCCTGTAATTGTTTATTTATACAACGGACCTCATTTACAATTGGTTACCAATAACTTCCCAGCTTCTGGAAATCTTTGGTATGAATACATGGCGCAACGTGGTTATATTGTCTTCACGATGGACGGAAGAGGTTCTTCTAACAGAGGAAAACAGTTTGAACAGGCGGTTTTCAGAAATTTAGGTGAAACTGAAATGAAAGACCAATTAAAAGGTGTAGAATATTTAAAATCTTTGCCTTTTGTAAATGCTGAAAAAATGGGAATTCATGGTTGGAGTTTTGGTGGATTTATGACCACAAGTTTTATGCTGAAATATCCTGATGTTTTCAAAGCGGGAGTTGCAGGTGGACCTGTAATCGACTGGAACATGTATGAAATTATGTACACAGAACGTTACATGGACACGCCAAAAGAAAATCCTGAAGGTTACGCAAAAGCCAATCTTTTAGACAAAGTTCAAAACTTGAAAGGAAAATTACTCATGATTCATGGTGCGCAAGATGATGTAGTGGTTTGGCAACATTCTGTAAAATTCCTGAAATCTGCGGTTGAGAAAGGCGTTCAGTTAGATTATTTCGTTTATCCTGGTCATCCTCACAATGTTTCAGGTAAAGACAGAGTACATTTAATGCAAAAGGTTACTGATTATTTTGACTTGTATTTGAAATAA